The Streptomyces achromogenes genome window below encodes:
- a CDS encoding arylamine N-acetyltransferase family protein encodes MNPAQSKDEPLPPSVPQDAARPSDGRHQDVRFPDARPVEAYLHRLGLEPPLPPPTVGTLRELHLRHLRAVPFENLSVHRGEEIVLEERRLVEKVVQARRGGFCYELNGAFGALLTALGFEVTLLAARVYGEEGRLGIPYDHLALLVRTADDGQWLADVGFGAHSHHPLRWGQDDEQTDPGGTFRIVEAGPDPAGAGAGAGGAMRARDMDVVRDGARVYRLEVRPRVLGDFAAGAWWHSTSPESHFTRSLICSRLTEDGGRITLSGRRFKTTSADGTSAEHELEADDEVLGVYRERFGIELERVPTVRAHG; translated from the coding sequence ATGAATCCCGCACAGTCGAAGGACGAACCGCTCCCGCCTTCCGTCCCCCAGGACGCCGCCCGTCCCTCCGACGGCCGGCACCAGGACGTCCGCTTCCCCGACGCTCGTCCGGTCGAGGCCTATCTCCACCGCCTCGGCCTCGAGCCCCCGCTCCCGCCCCCGACCGTCGGCACTCTTCGTGAGCTTCATCTGAGGCATCTGCGGGCCGTGCCCTTCGAGAACCTGTCGGTGCACCGCGGTGAGGAGATCGTGCTGGAGGAGAGGCGGCTGGTCGAGAAGGTCGTCCAGGCGCGGAGGGGAGGGTTCTGTTACGAGTTGAACGGGGCGTTCGGGGCACTGCTGACGGCGCTGGGCTTCGAGGTGACCCTGCTGGCGGCGCGGGTGTACGGCGAGGAGGGCCGGCTCGGTATCCCGTACGACCATCTCGCGCTGCTGGTCCGGACGGCGGACGACGGGCAGTGGCTGGCCGATGTCGGGTTCGGGGCGCACAGCCACCACCCGCTCCGCTGGGGGCAGGACGACGAACAGACCGATCCCGGTGGGACGTTCAGGATCGTCGAGGCCGGTCCGGACCCGGCCGGAGCGGGGGCGGGAGCCGGCGGGGCGATGCGGGCGCGGGACATGGACGTCGTGCGGGACGGCGCGCGGGTGTACCGGCTGGAGGTGCGGCCCCGGGTGCTGGGGGACTTCGCGGCGGGAGCCTGGTGGCACAGCACCTCACCGGAGTCACACTTCACGCGGTCGCTGATCTGCTCGCGGCTCACGGAGGACGGAGGGAGGATCACGCTCAGCGGACGCCGGTTCAAGACGACGTCCGCGGACGGAACGAGCGCGGAACACGAACTGGAGGCCGACGACGAGGTGTTGGGGGTGTATCGGGAGCGGTTCGGGATCGAGCTGGAGCGGGTGCCGACGGTCCGCGCGCACGGGTAG
- a CDS encoding ComEC/Rec2 family competence protein has product MHADSGKRLGEAHPRQEGPVDLRLVPPALAAWATAALTLDAAPGLVGGLVAGCLAAAVILLVVRRDRARNAPVMPGRPWSAGPRVALGAVDGAGTTGRRRVWPRVTVAASLLCAAAAAASAGLHGADLRRGPVPTLAGRYASVTAEVELTSDPRLTRPRVRGDHVMPDSVMIEAEVRRVETADRTVVATRTPVLLIVDAGSRGGGGGRRAEPHVREEPGGGRGPGGGEGSGGAKGPEGRPEALWLALLPSTRLRVAGRLAPALARGDRFAAVLRVRDGAAPSAVGRPSAAQRAAGRLREGLRVATDGLPADARALLPGLVVGDTSRITPELDEAFRETDLAHTLAVSGSNLTVILALLLGPPGLAQQVERRGLAPRLGVPLRATAVLGGALTLGFVVVCRPDPSVLRAAACGAIVLLALATGRRRSLVPALATAVLLLVLYDPWLARSYGFLLSVLATGALLTLAPRWSAALRRRRVPPRLAEALAAAGAAQVLCAPVVAVLSARVSLVAVPCNLLVEFAVAPATVLGFAVLATAPVAMPVAEALAWCAGWPARWIAGVARTGAALPGAAIDWPGSWAGALLLAVVTVVAVMFGRRLSRHPWLCAVCGVLLLLVVVRPPPLTRVLTGWPPPGWRLAMCDVGQGDATVLAAGDGAGVVVDAGPDPALVDRCLHRLGITKVPLVVLTHFHADHVAGLPGVLRGREVGAVETTGFEEPVEQARFVRKEARARNVPVVRAVAGERRRVGALEWEVLWPPPLPAPEPEGPNDASVTLLVRSAGLRMLLLGDLEPPAQRALSRSPAAALVSGVDVLKVAHHGSAYQDPDLIRAVAPRLALISCGADNPYGHPAPSTVAALRAGGAVVLRTDRDGSLAVVGGGGEGGGGGGELRVTRD; this is encoded by the coding sequence GTGCACGCCGACTCCGGGAAGCGGCTGGGTGAGGCCCACCCGCGTCAGGAGGGGCCGGTGGATCTCCGGCTCGTACCGCCCGCGCTCGCCGCCTGGGCCACGGCCGCGCTCACGTTGGACGCGGCCCCCGGGCTGGTGGGCGGTCTCGTGGCCGGCTGTCTGGCGGCCGCCGTGATCCTGCTCGTCGTGAGGCGGGACAGGGCGAGGAACGCCCCGGTCATGCCAGGCCGCCCCTGGAGTGCCGGGCCGCGCGTCGCCCTCGGGGCGGTGGATGGGGCGGGCACGACGGGTCGTCGGAGGGTCTGGCCGCGGGTGACCGTCGCCGCCTCGCTCCTCTGTGCGGCCGCGGCCGCGGCGTCTGCGGGGCTGCACGGCGCCGATCTGCGCCGCGGGCCGGTGCCGACGCTGGCGGGCAGGTACGCGAGCGTCACCGCGGAGGTCGAGCTCACCTCCGACCCACGGCTCACGCGCCCTCGCGTCAGAGGGGACCACGTGATGCCGGACTCGGTGATGATCGAGGCGGAGGTGCGCAGGGTCGAGACCGCGGACCGGACGGTGGTGGCGACGCGGACGCCGGTCCTGCTGATCGTGGACGCCGGATCGCGCGGCGGAGGCGGCGGTCGCCGCGCGGAGCCCCACGTCCGGGAAGAGCCCGGCGGCGGGCGAGGTCCTGGAGGGGGTGAGGGGTCCGGTGGCGCGAAAGGTCCCGAAGGGCGGCCGGAGGCGCTGTGGCTCGCGTTGCTGCCGTCCACCCGGCTGCGGGTGGCCGGGCGGCTCGCGCCCGCCCTGGCCCGAGGGGATCGGTTCGCGGCGGTGCTGCGGGTGCGGGACGGGGCGGCGCCGTCGGCCGTGGGACGCCCCTCTGCCGCGCAGCGGGCTGCGGGGCGGCTGCGGGAGGGCCTGCGGGTGGCCACCGACGGCTTGCCGGCGGACGCCAGGGCGCTGCTTCCGGGGCTGGTGGTCGGGGACACCTCGAGGATCACGCCGGAACTGGACGAGGCCTTCAGGGAGACGGACCTGGCACACACCCTGGCCGTCTCCGGAAGCAACCTCACCGTCATCCTCGCGCTGCTCCTCGGACCGCCCGGTCTCGCCCAGCAGGTCGAGCGGCGCGGTCTGGCGCCCAGGCTGGGCGTCCCGCTGCGGGCGACCGCTGTGCTCGGGGGAGCGCTCACGCTCGGATTCGTGGTGGTGTGCCGGCCCGACCCCAGCGTGCTGCGCGCCGCGGCCTGCGGAGCGATCGTGCTCCTGGCCCTGGCGACCGGCCGACGCCGGTCCCTCGTCCCGGCACTGGCGACGGCCGTGTTGCTTCTGGTGCTGTACGACCCGTGGCTGGCCCGGAGCTACGGCTTCCTGCTGTCCGTCCTCGCCACCGGGGCCCTGTTGACCCTGGCGCCGCGTTGGAGTGCCGCACTGCGCAGGCGGCGGGTGCCGCCGAGGCTCGCGGAGGCGCTGGCGGCAGCCGGAGCCGCGCAGGTCCTGTGCGCACCGGTCGTCGCCGTGCTGTCGGCGCGGGTGAGTCTGGTGGCGGTGCCCTGCAATCTCCTCGTGGAGTTCGCGGTCGCGCCCGCGACGGTGCTGGGCTTCGCGGTGCTGGCGACCGCGCCGGTGGCGATGCCGGTGGCCGAGGCGCTGGCCTGGTGCGCCGGATGGCCCGCCAGGTGGATCGCGGGCGTGGCCCGGACGGGCGCCGCGCTGCCGGGTGCGGCAATCGACTGGCCGGGCAGTTGGGCCGGTGCCCTGTTGCTGGCGGTCGTGACGGTCGTGGCGGTGATGTTCGGGCGGCGGTTGTCGCGGCATCCGTGGCTGTGCGCGGTCTGCGGGGTGTTGCTCCTGCTCGTGGTGGTACGGCCGCCGCCGCTGACGAGGGTGCTCACGGGTTGGCCGCCGCCGGGCTGGCGGCTGGCGATGTGTGACGTGGGGCAGGGTGACGCGACCGTCCTCGCGGCGGGCGACGGCGCCGGCGTGGTCGTGGACGCCGGTCCGGATCCGGCGCTGGTCGACCGGTGCCTGCACAGGCTCGGCATCACCAAGGTGCCGCTCGTCGTCCTGACCCACTTCCACGCGGACCACGTGGCCGGGCTGCCGGGGGTGCTGCGGGGCCGGGAGGTGGGGGCCGTCGAGACCACGGGCTTCGAGGAACCCGTGGAGCAGGCGAGGTTCGTACGGAAGGAGGCGAGGGCCCGGAACGTTCCCGTGGTGCGGGCGGTGGCCGGGGAGCGGCGGCGGGTCGGCGCCCTGGAATGGGAGGTGCTGTGGCCTCCGCCGCTCCCGGCGCCCGAACCGGAGGGTCCGAACGACGCGAGTGTGACCCTGCTCGTGCGATCGGCGGGGCTGCGCATGTTGTTGCTGGGTGACCTCGAACCCCCGGCGCAGCGGGCGCTGTCGAGATCGCCGGCGGCCGCGCTGGTAAGCGGGGTGGACGTGCTGAAGGTGGCGCATCACGGCTCGGCCTACCAGGACCCGGACCTGATACGGGCAGTGGCGCCCCGGCTGGCGCTGATCAGTTGCGGCGCGGACAACCCGTACGGGCACCCCGCGCCCAGCACGGTCGCGGCACTGCGCGCGGGTGGGGCGGTGGTGCTGCGGACGGACCGGGACGGGTCACTGGCAGTCGTCGGGGGCGGAGGCGAGGGCGGGGGCGGAGGTGGGGAGTTGCGGGTGACGCGAGACTGA
- a CDS encoding helix-hairpin-helix domain-containing protein yields the protein MGGAPEGIVAAEGGAPEGSGQAAQAAWAARAVWWERAGLALRERMPVWLQARCGLERRSVLALAVLLVAAAGFAVQHFWTGRVQPVKAPEVVRAAAPFGAAGERESAAGLGASADPPGRGVAGSAGSAAGGEIVVDVSGKVRKPGIHRLPAGSRVIDALGAAGGVRPGTDTDGLNRARYLVDGEQIVVGGPLAAGAGAGAGAGAGSGAGAGTGTGSAGSSGAGGSGGGPAVPVSLNTATLDQLEALPGVGPVLAQHIIDHRVRHGGFRSVNELRDVNGIGERRFADLRNLVRP from the coding sequence GTGGGTGGCGCGCCCGAGGGCATCGTCGCGGCGGAGGGCGGCGCGCCCGAGGGGTCGGGCCAGGCGGCACAGGCGGCATGGGCGGCCCGGGCGGTGTGGTGGGAGCGGGCGGGGCTCGCGCTGCGGGAGCGGATGCCGGTCTGGTTGCAGGCGCGGTGCGGACTGGAGCGCAGGAGCGTGCTGGCGCTGGCCGTGCTGCTGGTCGCCGCCGCGGGCTTCGCCGTGCAGCACTTCTGGACCGGACGGGTCCAGCCGGTGAAGGCGCCGGAGGTGGTGCGAGCCGCGGCCCCCTTCGGGGCGGCGGGCGAGCGCGAGTCGGCGGCCGGACTCGGGGCGTCCGCAGACCCACCAGGGCGGGGGGTAGCGGGGAGCGCCGGCAGCGCGGCCGGAGGCGAGATCGTGGTGGACGTCAGCGGAAAGGTGCGCAAGCCCGGAATCCACCGTCTGCCGGCCGGGTCGCGGGTCATCGACGCGTTGGGCGCGGCCGGTGGGGTGCGACCGGGCACCGACACCGACGGTCTCAACCGCGCACGGTACCTCGTGGACGGTGAGCAGATCGTCGTCGGCGGCCCGTTGGCAGCCGGGGCCGGGGCCGGGGCCGGGGCCGGGGCTGGGTCTGGGGCCGGAGCGGGTACGGGTACGGGATCGGCGGGGTCCAGCGGAGCGGGTGGCTCGGGCGGGGGGCCCGCGGTGCCCGTGTCCCTCAACACGGCGACGCTCGACCAGCTCGAGGCCCTGCCCGGCGTGGGACCGGTACTGGCGCAGCACATCATCGACCACCGGGTGCGGCACGGCGGATTCCGGTCGGTGAACGAGCTGCGTGACGTCAACGGTATCGGCGAGCGGCGCTTCGCCGACCTGCGGAATCTGGTGCGGCCATGA
- a CDS encoding DegV family protein, whose protein sequence is MSRHVAIVTDSTAYLPQRTMERHGITAVPLTVVLGDQALEEGSEISTRSLAQALQKRRPVTTSRPSPQYFAETYRRVAESGATGIVSLHLSAELSGTYDAAVVAAREAPVPVRVVDTGMVAMALGFCAVAAAEIAETGGTVDEAVTAAEKRAAGTSAYFYVDTLEYLRRGGRIGTAQALLGSALAVKPLLQLDAGRIDLLEKVRTASKAIARLEELGADRAGSAPVDIAVHHLAAPDRASALADRLRSRVPGLVDLYVSEVGAVIGAHTGPGLLGVVVSPR, encoded by the coding sequence ATGTCCCGCCATGTCGCGATCGTCACGGATTCAACGGCCTACCTGCCGCAGCGGACGATGGAGCGTCATGGCATCACCGCGGTGCCCCTGACCGTCGTCCTCGGCGACCAGGCACTCGAAGAGGGCAGCGAGATCTCCACCCGCTCGCTGGCCCAGGCGCTGCAGAAGCGACGCCCCGTCACCACCTCGCGCCCCAGCCCCCAGTACTTCGCCGAGACCTACCGCAGGGTCGCCGAGTCCGGTGCCACCGGCATCGTCTCCCTCCACCTCTCCGCCGAACTGTCCGGCACCTACGACGCGGCGGTGGTCGCGGCGCGAGAGGCGCCGGTGCCGGTGCGGGTGGTGGACACCGGCATGGTCGCCATGGCGCTCGGCTTCTGCGCGGTCGCGGCGGCCGAGATCGCGGAGACGGGCGGGACGGTGGACGAGGCGGTCACGGCGGCGGAGAAGCGAGCCGCCGGCACGTCCGCCTACTTCTACGTCGACACCCTGGAGTATCTGCGTCGTGGCGGCCGGATCGGCACTGCCCAGGCCCTGTTGGGCTCGGCGCTCGCCGTGAAGCCGCTCCTCCAGCTGGACGCGGGGCGCATCGACCTCCTCGAGAAGGTGCGGACGGCCTCGAAGGCGATCGCACGTCTGGAAGAGCTCGGCGCCGACCGGGCGGGGAGTGCTCCGGTGGACATCGCCGTGCATCATCTCGCCGCTCCCGACCGGGCGTCGGCCCTCGCGGACCGGCTGCGGTCCCGGGTGCCCGGACTCGTCGACCTGTATGTCAGCGAGGTCGGAGCGGTGATCGGCGCCCATACCGGACCAGGGCTGCTGGGAGTCGTGGTCTCGCCACGCTGA